The Flavobacterium sp. 123 genome contains a region encoding:
- a CDS encoding PAS domain S-box protein, whose translation MSSFPNKKHLRKIFDSEDFKQELNSILLFVSEICDIPYAYIASIENELEILKNSIGLDFTTIPKNIQELNKNVIQQNKSYVVSNINKDSKISSDFSAAENFPIAFYAGFPLYFDVNTIVGIVSVMDTKPRELSDTQLKTLSHATKQIESLLNIYIKNKELQKIAKQKESQFQLFLDNSKEIVYEVNLDGKIEYVSKSWKNFLGHEVEEVIGKNNGDFIHPEDFDNCVAFLEKVAAGEKTDEEIVFRIKHKEGHYLWHASSLKLIQKEDGEPFYIGNCRDITEYIKARQEVLKQKQFYEKILDRLPTDVAVFNSNHKYIYLNRAAIKNDALRKFIIGKDDFEYANHTGRDDTFAKSRRERFNQALDSKDVIEWVDEIARQDHEIAYFTRKFAPVFNEIDESLEMMIGFGVDITDSKKIQEEILRSRQLTNSIIQNVAVGILVQGPNSEILENNKAACEMLGLTEDQLLGKTSFDPHWKVIHLDGSEFKSEEHPVPQAIKKLKPINNIVMGVHRPLLNDLVWLLVDAIPVFGKSGELLYVICSFNDITAQKNAEDDLKISNERFSYSSKATSDAIWDWNMITDKIYVGESYSLIFGHQFENNIITALECENFVHPEDRASYFEKIDKAIEGIDYKWFDEYRYLKSDGSYAYVNDKAIIIRNDEGKAIRMIGAMQDITTERKLKDQLQQSEEQFKGAFENSAVGMALVNTEGFYKEVNDRLSDMFGYSNQEMKSMTFQEITHNEDLEIDLDYKDQLDSGKISNFSSEKRFIHKNKSIVWVHMSVSLAKNNKNEIIHYIVQIIDISNRKKVEEENKLLVEENNRNKTIQLNEAKNMYRLLADNTIDLICLHNLDTSFQYVSPSVQRLLGYNPEELLGKSPLEYVHPDEIATLEKEFYDFINEYKEEAIELKFKTKDENYILLEIKATIVKENGITIGFQSHARDITQRKEAEDAIEKTLMQERELNELRTNLVSTISHEFRTPMTTIRTSAELITMYIEGHNFANSPQLQKRINIITEEIDRIVELMNAVLTISKEDSGKTNFNPVVLDVKQVCQEVIEANYNNDLQERKVTFSAEGDAFMVFADKNLIQYSLLNLLNNAFKYSEDLEDVYLNVISNRDEIEIQIIDFGIGIPEKDHPKLFNTFFRASNTNGIQGTGLGLYIVKTFTEKNSGTIQLESQLGKGTTVKLQFPLYKVK comes from the coding sequence ATGTCATCATTCCCAAATAAAAAACATCTAAGAAAAATATTTGATTCTGAAGATTTTAAACAAGAATTAAATAGCATTCTTTTATTTGTTTCGGAAATATGCGACATTCCATACGCTTATATAGCTTCCATTGAAAATGAGCTTGAAATACTTAAGAATAGTATTGGATTAGATTTTACAACTATTCCTAAAAATATTCAGGAGTTAAATAAAAATGTGATTCAACAAAACAAGTCATATGTTGTTTCGAATATAAACAAAGATTCAAAAATTTCATCTGATTTTTCAGCAGCTGAAAACTTCCCAATAGCATTTTATGCTGGCTTTCCTTTATATTTTGATGTCAATACAATTGTTGGAATTGTCTCTGTAATGGACACAAAACCTAGAGAATTATCTGACACACAATTAAAAACATTATCACACGCAACAAAGCAAATTGAATCACTGCTAAACATTTACATCAAAAATAAAGAATTACAAAAAATAGCGAAGCAAAAAGAAAGTCAATTTCAACTGTTTCTAGATAATTCAAAAGAAATTGTTTACGAAGTTAATTTGGACGGCAAAATTGAGTATGTTTCAAAAAGCTGGAAAAATTTTCTAGGACATGAGGTTGAGGAAGTTATAGGGAAAAATAATGGTGATTTTATTCATCCAGAAGACTTTGACAATTGTGTTGCTTTTTTAGAAAAAGTTGCTGCAGGAGAAAAGACAGACGAAGAAATTGTTTTCAGAATAAAGCATAAAGAGGGTCATTATTTATGGCACGCTTCAAGTTTAAAATTAATACAAAAAGAAGACGGAGAACCTTTTTATATTGGTAACTGTAGAGATATTACTGAATATATAAAAGCAAGACAGGAAGTATTAAAACAAAAACAATTTTACGAAAAAATATTAGATCGACTTCCTACCGATGTAGCTGTTTTTAATAGTAATCATAAATATATTTATTTGAATCGTGCAGCAATAAAAAATGATGCACTTCGGAAATTTATTATTGGCAAGGATGATTTTGAATATGCAAATCATACCGGAAGAGATGATACATTTGCAAAAAGTAGACGAGAAAGATTCAACCAAGCTTTAGACTCTAAAGACGTTATAGAATGGGTTGATGAGATTGCTCGACAAGATCATGAAATTGCCTACTTTACTCGTAAATTTGCTCCTGTTTTTAATGAAATTGACGAATCACTCGAAATGATGATTGGTTTTGGGGTAGACATAACAGATAGTAAGAAAATACAAGAAGAAATTTTAAGAAGTAGACAACTTACTAATAGTATTATTCAAAATGTTGCCGTTGGGATTTTAGTTCAAGGACCCAATTCTGAAATCCTTGAAAACAACAAAGCTGCTTGCGAAATGTTAGGTCTGACTGAAGACCAACTATTAGGTAAAACTTCATTTGATCCACATTGGAAAGTTATTCATTTAGATGGCAGCGAATTTAAATCAGAAGAACATCCTGTACCACAAGCCATAAAAAAATTAAAACCTATAAATAATATTGTAATGGGTGTTCACCGCCCACTATTAAACGATTTAGTTTGGTTATTAGTTGATGCCATACCCGTATTTGGAAAATCTGGAGAATTACTGTATGTTATTTGTTCTTTCAATGATATAACAGCGCAAAAAAATGCAGAAGACGATTTAAAAATAAGTAACGAACGATTTAGTTATTCTAGTAAAGCAACTTCAGATGCCATTTGGGATTGGAATATGATTACTGATAAAATATATGTTGGTGAGAGCTATAGTTTAATTTTTGGACACCAATTCGAAAATAACATTATAACTGCATTAGAATGTGAAAATTTTGTTCACCCAGAAGACAGAGCATCCTATTTTGAAAAAATTGACAAAGCAATTGAAGGCATTGATTACAAATGGTTTGACGAATATCGTTATTTAAAATCAGATGGTTCATACGCCTATGTCAACGACAAAGCAATTATTATAAGGAATGACGAAGGCAAGGCAATCCGAATGATTGGCGCAATGCAAGACATTACTACCGAAAGAAAACTTAAAGATCAATTGCAACAAAGCGAAGAACAGTTCAAAGGAGCTTTTGAAAACTCTGCGGTAGGAATGGCCTTAGTAAACACCGAAGGTTTCTACAAAGAAGTTAATGACCGCCTTTCCGATATGTTTGGTTATTCAAATCAAGAGATGAAATCTATGACATTTCAAGAAATCACTCATAATGAAGACTTAGAAATTGATTTAGATTACAAAGATCAATTAGACTCAGGAAAAATATCTAATTTCAGCTCAGAAAAAAGATTTATTCATAAAAATAAATCTATAGTATGGGTTCATATGTCGGTTTCATTAGCCAAAAACAATAAAAATGAAATTATCCATTACATTGTTCAAATAATTGACATCAGTAATAGAAAAAAAGTCGAAGAGGAAAATAAACTGTTGGTCGAAGAGAACAACCGAAATAAAACAATACAGCTTAATGAAGCTAAAAACATGTACCGTCTTTTAGCGGACAACACGATTGATTTAATCTGTTTACATAATTTAGACACCAGCTTCCAGTATGTTTCACCATCCGTACAAAGGCTTCTAGGGTACAATCCTGAAGAATTGTTAGGAAAATCTCCATTAGAATATGTTCACCCAGATGAGATTGCTACATTAGAAAAAGAGTTTTACGATTTCATAAATGAATATAAAGAAGAGGCTATTGAGCTTAAATTTAAAACCAAAGATGAAAATTATATTCTACTGGAAATCAAAGCTACCATAGTTAAAGAAAATGGAATTACAATAGGATTTCAATCTCATGCACGGGATATTACCCAACGAAAAGAAGCAGAAGATGCCATTGAGAAAACCTTAATGCAAGAACGTGAATTAAATGAATTACGAACAAATTTAGTATCAACTATTTCACATGAGTTTAGAACTCCTATGACCACTATACGTACTAGTGCGGAGTTGATAACCATGTATATAGAAGGTCATAATTTTGCAAATTCGCCTCAATTACAAAAAAGAATAAATATAATAACTGAAGAAATAGATCGAATAGTTGAGCTAATGAATGCGGTGTTAACTATTTCAAAAGAAGATTCTGGAAAAACAAATTTCAATCCCGTTGTACTTGATGTAAAACAAGTTTGCCAAGAAGTTATTGAAGCAAATTACAACAATGATTTACAGGAAAGAAAAGTTACATTTTCTGCTGAAGGAGACGCTTTTATGGTTTTTGCAGATAAAAATCTGATACAATACTCGCTTTTAAATTTACTGAATAATGCTTTTAAATATTCCGAAGATTTAGAGGACGTCTATTTAAACGTTATTTCAAATCGTGATGAAATAGAAATTCAAATAATTGATTTTGGTATTGGAATCCCCGAAAAAGATCATCCAAAACTTTTCAATACTTTTTTTAGAGCAAGTAATACAAATGGAATCCAAGGAACTGGTTTAGGTCTTTACATTGTAAAAACATTTACCGAAAAAAATTCTGGAACGATACAATTAGAAAGTCAACTAGGAAAAGGAACTACAGTTAAACTACAATTCCCATTATATAAAGTAAAATAA
- a CDS encoding response regulator transcription factor, with translation MSKILIIDDEIKLRETIAELFSLINYQVFEAQDGSEGLEKVQEHKPDLIICDVMMPKLDGYGFLAEHQKSNHSNIPVLLLSAKIEEIDEKTGFSLGAKGYLRKPFVFKELKEIVDFHLREKI, from the coding sequence ATGTCAAAAATATTGATTATTGACGACGAGATAAAATTAAGAGAAACTATTGCTGAATTGTTTTCGCTTATTAATTATCAAGTCTTTGAAGCTCAAGATGGCTCAGAAGGTTTAGAAAAAGTACAAGAACACAAACCGGATTTAATTATTTGTGATGTTATGATGCCAAAATTAGATGGCTATGGATTCTTAGCAGAACATCAAAAATCAAATCATTCGAATATACCGGTATTATTACTTAGTGCTAAAATTGAGGAAATTGATGAAAAAACTGGTTTTAGTTTAGGAGCTAAAGGATATTTAAGAAAACCTTTTGTATTCAAAGAGCTAAAAGAAATTGTAGATTTTCATTTAAGGGAAAAAATTTGA
- a CDS encoding response regulator, whose product MRSQKKKIVLIEDDIALGNSISELLILNDFSVSWFQDGVEALIYLKIHIPDIVISDLMMPLMNGEELYLNVRKNSKLDTIPFIIITANIDDEVKYRQLENGVNDYIMKPFKVKELILKINNLLDFRANIEKKYKPDPFSKVTIKLSEKDFLSSVDEHLLKNLKSKVDIDDLSNKLFISKSTLDKRIRKLVNKNTSQYIREFKIQYAIKLINLGERNIQFLSDETGFSSFSYFSTSFKAYVNMTPRDYVKTIQVKK is encoded by the coding sequence ATGAGAAGTCAAAAAAAGAAAATAGTATTAATTGAAGATGATATTGCATTAGGGAATTCAATATCAGAATTATTGATCTTAAATGATTTTAGCGTAAGTTGGTTTCAAGACGGTGTTGAGGCACTTATTTATCTAAAAATTCATATTCCTGACATTGTCATAAGTGATTTGATGATGCCGCTTATGAATGGAGAAGAATTGTACTTGAATGTTAGAAAAAATAGTAAACTTGATACAATTCCTTTTATTATAATTACAGCTAATATTGATGATGAAGTAAAATATAGACAGTTAGAAAACGGCGTCAATGACTATATAATGAAGCCTTTCAAGGTTAAAGAACTGATACTTAAAATCAATAATCTATTAGATTTTAGAGCAAATATTGAGAAGAAATATAAGCCAGATCCGTTCTCAAAAGTTACAATAAAATTATCCGAAAAAGATTTTCTTTCTTCTGTTGATGAGCATTTGCTTAAAAATTTAAAATCAAAAGTAGATATAGATGACTTGTCAAATAAACTTTTTATTAGCAAGTCAACTTTAGATAAAAGGATCAGAAAACTCGTAAATAAGAACACGAGTCAATATATAAGAGAGTTTAAAATACAATATGCTATAAAATTAATAAACCTTGGTGAAAGAAATATTCAGTTTTTATCTGACGAAACGGGCTTTAGTTCTTTTTCTTACTTTTCAACAAGTTTTAAAGCATACGTAAATATGACACCTCGAGATTATGTTAAAACCATTCAGGTGAAAAAATAA
- a CDS encoding PAS domain-containing protein, producing the protein MQNLLLSISKANNHLLKEQSIDNALNFCITDIGKGQDIDRCYIFKNETENGILKLYYTHEWCNDDVTPYIGSPELNGLPYDVFPGLFETLSKDESIHGLVRESDNDFFRETMEMQDIKSYLFTPIFSNNKFWGWIGYDDCKTERRWTEEEVYALHSIAKNIGIRLNQDKIIAKLESTLEKFNFYMEGSKQAMWEWNLETDITTFSYNWAGILGYKENEIIQNLEFWKKSIYPGDLVQIETKLKNYIEGKSDIYKGTTRMIHKDGHLVWIKYSGLIRKNKDGKPIKIIGTYIDISEIKEAENQLELSEEKFRFIAENTTDLICQHSIDLNYTYVSSSCEEIIGYKPEELLNKKPLEFIHPDDIELVKNHHDNLIKHSKNPIVTFRYRKKDGSYIWLEAQIKLIFDKENKIIGIQSCNRDISERITAAEEMETALLKERKFNELKAKFVSMASHQFRTPLTVIYSNAELLEMKVQNMENKITKSINLISERIKSEVERMTELMNNILVFGKYELQETKKDIKSIDFTDFIEKLIETYFNNEPDGRKIKLSLEGTKKHFLTDETLMLHIITNLISNAFKYSENKPEPQITIKYLSTEIQIEIEDHGIGIPEKDIQNLYTSFFRAKNTSTIKGSGLGLVIVKQFTEFLNGRITLNSKENIGTTIILNFPYEQE; encoded by the coding sequence ATGCAGAATCTTTTATTAAGCATTTCAAAAGCAAATAATCACCTTTTAAAAGAGCAATCAATTGATAATGCTTTGAATTTTTGCATTACTGATATTGGCAAAGGGCAAGACATTGACAGATGCTACATTTTTAAAAATGAAACCGAAAATGGCATTTTAAAACTATATTACACTCACGAATGGTGCAATGACGATGTTACACCTTACATAGGCAGCCCGGAACTCAACGGACTCCCTTACGATGTGTTTCCAGGACTCTTTGAAACTCTCTCTAAAGACGAATCAATACATGGGTTAGTGAGGGAAAGTGATAACGATTTCTTCCGAGAAACCATGGAAATGCAAGACATAAAATCCTATTTATTCACCCCTATTTTTTCAAACAATAAATTTTGGGGATGGATTGGATATGATGATTGTAAAACTGAAAGAAGATGGACAGAAGAGGAAGTATATGCTTTGCATTCCATTGCTAAAAATATTGGCATAAGGCTTAATCAAGACAAAATTATAGCAAAATTAGAATCCACTTTAGAAAAATTTAATTTCTATATGGAAGGTTCGAAACAGGCTATGTGGGAATGGAATCTTGAAACAGATATAACTACATTTTCCTATAATTGGGCAGGAATACTTGGGTATAAAGAAAATGAGATAATTCAGAATCTAGAATTTTGGAAAAAAAGTATCTATCCCGGAGACTTGGTTCAAATTGAGACAAAATTAAAAAATTATATAGAAGGAAAATCAGATATTTACAAAGGAACTACAAGAATGATCCACAAAGACGGGCACCTTGTATGGATAAAATATTCTGGTTTAATTCGGAAAAATAAAGATGGTAAACCAATTAAAATCATTGGAACATACATCGATATTAGCGAAATTAAAGAGGCTGAAAATCAACTAGAACTTTCTGAAGAGAAATTTAGATTTATTGCAGAAAACACCACTGATTTGATTTGCCAACATTCAATAGATTTGAACTATACTTACGTATCCTCGTCATGTGAAGAAATAATTGGATACAAGCCCGAAGAATTATTAAACAAAAAACCGCTTGAATTCATTCACCCCGATGACATAGAATTAGTTAAAAATCACCATGACAATTTAATTAAACATTCTAAAAACCCTATTGTAACTTTTAGATACAGAAAAAAAGACGGAAGTTATATCTGGCTAGAAGCACAAATTAAACTAATCTTTGATAAAGAGAATAAAATTATTGGTATTCAAAGTTGCAATAGAGATATCAGCGAAAGAATAACAGCAGCCGAAGAAATGGAAACAGCTCTTTTAAAAGAACGAAAATTTAACGAATTAAAAGCAAAATTTGTGTCAATGGCTTCGCATCAATTTAGAACGCCTTTGACCGTTATTTATTCTAATGCGGAACTTCTAGAAATGAAGGTTCAGAACATGGAAAATAAAATAACCAAAAGCATCAATTTAATTAGCGAAAGAATAAAAAGCGAAGTGGAACGAATGACTGAGCTAATGAATAACATTCTTGTTTTTGGAAAATATGAGCTCCAAGAAACCAAAAAAGACATTAAATCAATTGATTTTACTGACTTTATCGAAAAACTAATTGAAACTTATTTCAACAATGAACCTGACGGCCGAAAAATTAAACTAAGTCTTGAGGGTACAAAGAAACATTTTTTAACGGATGAAACTTTAATGCTCCATATTATAACAAATTTAATTAGTAATGCCTTCAAATATTCAGAAAACAAACCTGAACCTCAAATCACAATTAAATATTTGAGTACAGAAATACAAATTGAAATTGAAGATCATGGAATTGGAATTCCAGAGAAAGATATTCAAAATTTATATACCTCTTTCTTTAGAGCAAAAAACACAAGCACAATAAAAGGTTCTGGGTTAGGATTAGTAATTGTCAAACAATTTACAGAATTCTTAAATGGTAGAATTACGTTGAATAGTAAGGAAAACATAGGAACAACAATAATTTTAAATTTTCCTTATGAACAAGAATAG
- a CDS encoding response regulator has protein sequence MNKNRILLVDDELKIRETISELLTHKNYEVISAQDGHEALEILENWIPDLIISDISMPVMDGYSFHEIIRQNKFLETIPFIFLTAKNDNNEMRECLLNGADDFISKPFKVSELIQTIETKINRFNKIKNANNTFNVTKNNFLIHEINTPLTGILGSIDLLIENEDNFKKNEIALFYDTIKTSGERLNRTMQNLILYQNLKNNTINFSENSNSEILETFLKVKDKISKVDESEAKRIHFNIDPSDVKIHQNHLYFILYELIDNGLKFSPNDKTVLVTGLKFDEKYYELTICDSGIGFSEDELKKIDATKQFNREVMEQQGLGLGLFLSKIIIKKKKGVFSIVSKLNEGTKISIFLPLK, from the coding sequence ATGAACAAGAATAGAATTCTTCTGGTAGATGATGAGCTAAAAATTAGAGAAACTATTTCAGAGCTCTTGACACATAAAAACTACGAGGTTATATCAGCGCAGGATGGACATGAAGCATTAGAGATCCTCGAAAACTGGATCCCAGATTTAATCATTAGCGACATCTCGATGCCTGTTATGGATGGGTATTCATTTCATGAAATTATTAGGCAAAATAAATTTTTGGAAACTATTCCATTTATTTTTTTGACCGCAAAAAATGATAATAATGAAATGAGAGAATGCCTCCTTAATGGTGCTGATGATTTCATTTCAAAACCTTTTAAAGTCAGTGAACTAATACAAACCATAGAAACAAAAATAAATAGATTCAACAAGATTAAAAATGCAAATAATACTTTTAACGTTACTAAAAATAATTTTTTAATCCACGAAATCAACACTCCACTTACTGGAATTTTAGGCTCTATAGATCTTTTGATTGAAAATGAAGATAATTTTAAAAAAAATGAAATTGCCTTATTTTATGATACTATAAAAACTTCTGGGGAAAGATTGAACAGAACTATGCAAAACTTAATTCTGTATCAAAATTTAAAAAACAACACCATCAACTTTTCTGAAAATTCAAATTCTGAAATTCTTGAAACCTTTTTAAAAGTAAAAGATAAAATTTCAAAAGTTGATGAGAGTGAAGCTAAAAGAATTCATTTCAATATTGATCCTTCTGATGTGAAAATACACCAAAATCATTTGTATTTTATCCTCTATGAATTAATTGATAATGGATTAAAATTTTCACCAAATGACAAAACTGTTCTCGTTACTGGCTTGAAGTTTGACGAAAAATATTATGAATTAACTATATGTGACTCTGGAATAGGATTTAGCGAAGATGAATTAAAAAAAATTGATGCAACAAAACAATTCAATCGCGAAGTAATGGAACAACAAGGATTAGGATTAGGTCTTTTTTTGAGTAAAATAATTATCAAAAAAAAGAAAGGTGTTTTTAGTATTGTTTCAAAGCTAAATGAAGGCACTAAAATTTCTATTTTCTTACCTTTAAAATAA
- a CDS encoding RNA polymerase sigma factor yields MKVINLHQEEKELIQLAVESNRQAQQKIYAQFSSRMLSVCRQYIKDIHQAEDVMITAFMKIFSNLKNFEHKGSFEGWIRRIMVNECISFIRVQKKVMFLEDEMHFEEGFSSMDSQLSVEDIQVLIDGLPDGYKMIFNLYAIEGYKHQEIASMLKINEGTSKSQLSHARKMLQQQINLLKKYDNGTE; encoded by the coding sequence TTGAAAGTAATTAATTTACATCAAGAGGAAAAAGAACTAATCCAGTTAGCAGTCGAAAGCAATCGGCAAGCGCAACAGAAGATTTATGCACAGTTTTCGTCTAGAATGCTAAGTGTTTGTAGGCAGTATATAAAAGACATTCATCAAGCCGAAGATGTTATGATTACTGCTTTTATGAAAATATTTAGCAATCTGAAAAATTTTGAACATAAAGGAAGTTTTGAGGGTTGGATTAGGCGAATTATGGTGAATGAATGTATTTCCTTTATTAGAGTCCAAAAAAAAGTTATGTTTCTTGAAGATGAAATGCATTTTGAGGAAGGTTTTAGTTCTATGGACAGCCAACTTTCAGTAGAAGATATTCAGGTTTTGATTGACGGTTTGCCAGATGGATATAAAATGATTTTTAATTTATACGCCATCGAAGGATATAAACATCAGGAAATAGCAAGTATGCTGAAAATTAATGAAGGAACATCAAAATCACAATTATCACATGCTAGAAAGATGTTGCAACAGCAGATTAATTTATTAAAAAAGTACGACAATGGAACCGAATAA
- a CDS encoding polyprenyl synthetase family protein has protein sequence MNITSQIKQPIFCEMELFEKKFYESMSSKVALLNRITYYIVNRKGKQMRPMFVFLTAKMVSGGTVNERTYRGACVIELIHTATLVHDDVVDDSNRRRGFFSINALWKNKIAVLVGDYLLSKGLLLSIDNGDFDLLRIISVAVREMSEGELLQIEKARRLDITEAIYYEIIRKKTATLIAACCALGAKSVIEDEMQVENMRKFGELIGMAFQIKDDLFDYTDEAIGKPTGIDIKEQKMTLPLIHVLNSCTSKEKNWLINSIKNHNKDKKRVKEVIAFVKNNNGLSYAENKMIQFQQEALSILDNYPNSEFKEALILMVNYVIERKK, from the coding sequence ATGAATATTACTTCTCAAATAAAACAGCCCATCTTTTGTGAAATGGAACTTTTTGAAAAAAAGTTCTACGAATCAATGTCTTCCAAAGTTGCTTTACTAAATAGAATAACCTATTATATTGTAAATAGAAAAGGAAAACAAATGCGTCCTATGTTTGTTTTTCTTACTGCAAAAATGGTTTCTGGTGGTACAGTGAACGAAAGAACGTATCGAGGTGCCTGTGTTATTGAACTAATTCATACCGCTACTTTAGTCCATGATGATGTAGTTGATGATAGCAATCGTCGAAGAGGTTTTTTCTCTATTAATGCTCTTTGGAAAAATAAAATCGCTGTTTTAGTTGGAGATTATTTGCTTTCAAAAGGATTGCTACTTTCCATAGATAATGGAGATTTTGATTTATTGCGAATTATTTCTGTTGCCGTTCGTGAAATGAGCGAAGGGGAATTACTTCAAATTGAAAAAGCTCGAAGATTAGATATTACCGAAGCTATCTATTACGAAATTATACGTAAAAAAACAGCCACACTTATTGCTGCTTGTTGTGCCCTTGGTGCAAAATCTGTTATTGAAGATGAGATGCAGGTGGAGAATATGCGCAAATTTGGTGAATTGATTGGTATGGCCTTCCAAATCAAAGATGATTTATTTGATTACACTGATGAAGCCATTGGTAAACCTACCGGAATAGATATTAAAGAGCAAAAAATGACTTTGCCACTTATTCATGTTTTGAATTCATGTACTTCAAAAGAAAAAAATTGGCTAATCAATTCTATTAAAAACCACAACAAAGACAAAAAGCGTGTAAAAGAAGTTATTGCCTTTGTGAAAAATAACAACGGATTATCCTATGCCGAAAATAAGATGATTCAGTTCCAGCAAGAAGCACTTTCTATTTTGGATAATTATCCAAATTCAGAGTTTAAAGAAGCGCTAATTTTGATGGTAAATTATGTTATTGAAAGAAAAAAATAG
- the rlmN gene encoding 23S rRNA (adenine(2503)-C(2))-methyltransferase RlmN produces the protein MQIEKKDIRALSKEQLRDFFVANGDKAFRGNQVYEWLWSKGAHSFDDMTNLAKPTRLMLETHFVINHIKVDTMQRSEDGTVKNAVRLHDGLVVESVLIPTATRTTACVSSQVGCSLDCNFCATARLKRMRNLEPAEIYDQVIAIDKESRLYYNHPLSNIVFMGMGEPLMNYNNVLKAIEMITSPEGLGMSPKRIMVSTSGVPKMIKKLADDDVKFKLAVSLHSAIDEIRSRIMPFSQNFPLAELREALEYWYRKTKSKVSYEYVVWKGINDTKASVDAFVKFCKYVPCKVNLIEYNPIDDGEFQQASEESINAYIKALEASGIVVKVRRSRGKDIDAACGQLANKEA, from the coding sequence ATGCAAATCGAAAAAAAAGACATCCGCGCCTTATCTAAAGAACAATTACGTGATTTTTTTGTAGCTAATGGTGACAAAGCTTTTCGTGGCAATCAAGTTTACGAATGGTTATGGAGTAAGGGTGCGCATAGCTTTGATGATATGACTAATCTGGCTAAGCCTACAAGGTTAATGCTTGAAACTCATTTTGTGATTAATCATATCAAAGTAGATACAATGCAGCGTAGTGAAGATGGAACAGTAAAAAATGCGGTTCGTTTGCATGATGGTCTGGTAGTTGAATCTGTTTTGATACCTACAGCAACAAGAACTACAGCTTGTGTTTCCAGCCAAGTAGGTTGTAGTTTAGATTGTAATTTTTGCGCTACAGCGAGATTAAAGCGAATGCGAAATCTGGAACCGGCTGAAATTTACGATCAAGTTATAGCTATTGATAAAGAAAGCCGTTTGTATTACAATCATCCACTATCTAATATTGTATTCATGGGAATGGGAGAACCTCTTATGAACTATAATAATGTCCTGAAAGCAATTGAAATGATTACTTCTCCGGAAGGTTTAGGCATGTCGCCAAAACGAATCATGGTTTCTACTTCGGGTGTGCCTAAAATGATTAAGAAATTGGCTGATGATGATGTAAAATTTAAATTAGCAGTTTCGTTACACTCCGCTATTGATGAAATTCGTTCTCGAATAATGCCTTTTAGCCAAAATTTTCCATTAGCAGAATTACGAGAAGCATTAGAATATTGGTACAGAAAAACCAAAAGTAAAGTTTCCTATGAATATGTAGTTTGGAAAGGAATAAATGACACTAAAGCTTCTGTTGATGCTTTTGTAAAATTTTGTAAATACGTTCCTTGCAAGGTTAATCTTATAGAGTACAATCCTATTGATGATGGAGAGTTTCAACAAGCTTCTGAAGAATCTATAAATGCCTACATAAAAGCGCTTGAAGCTAGTGGTATAGTAGTTAAAGTACGACGTAGCCGTGGTAAAGATATCGATGCAGCTTGTGGACAATTAGCGAATAAAGAAGCGTAA